A genome region from Gouania willdenowi chromosome 9, fGouWil2.1, whole genome shotgun sequence includes the following:
- the tal2 gene encoding T-cell acute lymphocytic leukemia protein 2: protein MTRKVFTNTRERWRQHNVNTAFAELRKLIPTHPPEKKLSKNEILRLAMRYINFLVQLLESQSGGQPTAHSPTALLSFLKGNMERLHSPQHPWALTSDTEVPSPGSSCDSSEAW from the coding sequence ATGACGAGGAAGGTGTTCACCAACACGAGGGAACGCTGGCGTCAGCACAACGTCAACACTGCCTTTGCTGAGCTCCGTAAACTCATCCCCACGCATCCACCCGAGAAGAAGCTGAGCAAGAACGAGATCCTGCGTCTGGCCATGCGCTACATCAACTTCCTGGTGCAGCTGTTGGAGAGCCAGAGCGGCGGTCAGCCCACCGCACACTCTCCAACCGCTCTGCTCAGCTTCCTCAAGGGGAACATGGAGAGGCTGCACTCCCCCCAGCACCCGTGGGCCCTGACCAGTGACACTGAAGTCCCATCACCCGGGTCCAGCTGCGACAGCTCGGAGGCCTGGTAG
- the LOC114469348 gene encoding UDP-glucuronosyltransferase 2A1-like isoform X2, with product MQLLRKPTSACELMGKADIWLMRSYWDFEFPRPFLPNFKFVAGMHCRPAKPLPQDMEEFVQSSGDAGIVIFSLGSFIKNIKMERANMIASVLAEIPQKVLWRYSGTKPKTLGPNTRIYKWIPQNDLLGHPKAKVFITHGGANGLYEAIYHGVPIVGIPLFAEQPDNLVHMRAKGAGLMLNLNFMTAEDFRKAINTVINDKSYKENALRLSTIHHERPIKPREEAVFWIEHTMRHKGAKHLRVQAHELTWYQYHSLDVLGFLLSIVLLIMFIFFKSCSFCYRRCFGQRGKSKRKAE from the exons ATGCAACTCCTCA GAAAACCCACCAGTGCCTGTGAACTGATGGGTAAAGCTGACATTTGGTTGATGCGCTCCTACTGGGATTTTGAATTTCCTCGTCCTTTTCTCCCAAATTTCAAGTTTGTTGCTGGGATGCACTGTAGGCCTGCTAAACCACTACCACAG GACATGGAAGAATTTGTCCAGAGTTCTGGAGATGCTGGTATTGTGATCTTCAGTTTGGGATCGTTTATCAAGAACATCAAAATGGAAAGGGCCAACATGATAGCCTCAGTCCTTGCTGAAATTCCACAAAAG GTGCTGTGGAGATACAGTGGAACAAAACCCAAAACTCTTGGTCCCAACACCAGAATCTATAAATGGATCCCTCAGAATGACCTCCTGG GTCACCCAAAGGCCAAAGTTTTTATCACTCATGGTGGTGCCAATGGGCTTTACGAGGCCATCTACCATGGGGTTCCTATAGTGGGCATCCCGCTGTTTGCTGAACAGCCGGACAACTTGGTGCACATGAGGGCCAAAGGAGCAGGACTTATGTTGAACTTGAACTTCATGACAGCCGAGGACTTCAGAAAAGCAATCAACACGGTCATCAATGACAAATC GTACAAGGAAAATGCTCTTCGACTGTCAACTATCCACCATGAGAGGCCAATAAAGCCCAGAGAAGAAGCTGTATTCTGGATTGAACACACCATGAGACATAAAGGAGCCAAACACTTGAGGGTGCAGGCCCATGAGCTCACCTGGTACCAGTATCACAGTCTGGATGTGCTTGGATTTCTCCTGTCCATAGTTCTGCTCATTATGTTCATTTTCTTCAAGAGCTGTAGCTTTTGTTACCGGAGGTGTTTTGGCCAGAGAGGGAAGTCAAAGAGAAAAGCTGAATAA
- the LOC114469348 gene encoding UDP-glucuronosyltransferase 2A2-like isoform X1, translating to MVYTLSTQHVTQTPKPEFTTLGLIIIFYTSAHKDSYTPDVSTVTMQPRLSYCVLLLLSVSWTAQGGKILVWYTEGSHWINMKLILDLLVDRGHQVTVLAPSVSLYMNSSETSHFDYQPFDVSFSFEEMEEYFEQFFYFSIYEIDYMNTVHAFFKYVDLMKTDVNYALGYLDGVVKSESIMKKLKEGNYDVLLSDPLLIGADLVADILDIPLVFSLRFSVAHNWERHCGQLPAPPSFVPAAMSQLTDRMDFFQRVWNFLYYASVDVAMSQVFWSATDKYYSEVKGKPTSACELMGKADIWLMRSYWDFEFPRPFLPNFKFVAGMHCRPAKPLPQDMEEFVQSSGDAGIVIFSLGSFIKNIKMERANMIASVLAEIPQKVLWRYSGTKPKTLGPNTRIYKWIPQNDLLGHPKAKVFITHGGANGLYEAIYHGVPIVGIPLFAEQPDNLVHMRAKGAGLMLNLNFMTAEDFRKAINTVINDKSYKENALRLSTIHHERPIKPREEAVFWIEHTMRHKGAKHLRVQAHELTWYQYHSLDVLGFLLSIVLLIMFIFFKSCSFCYRRCFGQRGKSKRKAE from the exons ATGGTTTACACATTATCTACACAACATGTAACACAAACACCAAAGCCAGAGTTCACCACGCTAGggttaataattattttttatacttcAGCTCATAAGGATTCATACACACCGGACGTGTCCACAGTCACCATGCAGCCGCGCCTCTCTTACTGCGTGTTGCTGCTCCTTTCTGTGTCATGGACGGCACAAGGGGGAAAGATTTTAGTGTGGTATACCGAGGGTAGCCACTGGATCAATATGAAACTGATACTGGATTTACTGGTGGACAGGGGCCACCAGGTGACTGTCCTGGCACCGAGCGTTTCACTGTACATGAACAGCAGCGAAACCTCCCACTTTGACTACCAACCATTTGACGTCTCCTTTTCCTTTGAAGAGATGGAGGAATACTTTGAGCAGTTCTTCTACTTCTCCATCTATGAAATAGACTACATGAACACTGTGCACGCGTTCTTTAAGTACGTGGATCTAATGAAGACTGATGTTAATTATGCTTTGGGTTATTTGGATGGCGTGGTGAAATCTGAAAGCATCATGAAGAAATTGAAGGAGGGAAACTATGATGTTCTCCTGTCGGACCCTCTCTTAATTGGGGCGGATTTGGTTGCAGACATTCTGGACATCCCTCTGGTGTTCTCCTTACGTTTTTCTGTAGCTCATAACTGGGAGAGGCACTGTGGTCAGCTGCCTGCACCTCCATCTTTTGTCCCAGCTGCCATGAGCCAATTGACAGATCGCATGGACTTCTTCCAGAGAGTGTGGAACTTTTTGTACTACGCCTCGGTAGATGTGGCCATGAGTCAGGTTTTCTGGAGTGCAACAGATAAATATTACTCTGAAGTCAAAG GAAAACCCACCAGTGCCTGTGAACTGATGGGTAAAGCTGACATTTGGTTGATGCGCTCCTACTGGGATTTTGAATTTCCTCGTCCTTTTCTCCCAAATTTCAAGTTTGTTGCTGGGATGCACTGTAGGCCTGCTAAACCACTACCACAG GACATGGAAGAATTTGTCCAGAGTTCTGGAGATGCTGGTATTGTGATCTTCAGTTTGGGATCGTTTATCAAGAACATCAAAATGGAAAGGGCCAACATGATAGCCTCAGTCCTTGCTGAAATTCCACAAAAG GTGCTGTGGAGATACAGTGGAACAAAACCCAAAACTCTTGGTCCCAACACCAGAATCTATAAATGGATCCCTCAGAATGACCTCCTGG GTCACCCAAAGGCCAAAGTTTTTATCACTCATGGTGGTGCCAATGGGCTTTACGAGGCCATCTACCATGGGGTTCCTATAGTGGGCATCCCGCTGTTTGCTGAACAGCCGGACAACTTGGTGCACATGAGGGCCAAAGGAGCAGGACTTATGTTGAACTTGAACTTCATGACAGCCGAGGACTTCAGAAAAGCAATCAACACGGTCATCAATGACAAATC GTACAAGGAAAATGCTCTTCGACTGTCAACTATCCACCATGAGAGGCCAATAAAGCCCAGAGAAGAAGCTGTATTCTGGATTGAACACACCATGAGACATAAAGGAGCCAAACACTTGAGGGTGCAGGCCCATGAGCTCACCTGGTACCAGTATCACAGTCTGGATGTGCTTGGATTTCTCCTGTCCATAGTTCTGCTCATTATGTTCATTTTCTTCAAGAGCTGTAGCTTTTGTTACCGGAGGTGTTTTGGCCAGAGAGGGAAGTCAAAGAGAAAAGCTGAATAA